The following DNA comes from Geothrix edaphica.
CCGGCGGAGGGAGGCGAGAATCTCCTTCGTGCCGGGCTGGGGCTCGCCGGCCCGGGTCCACTGGTCCCAGGGCCGGACATCCATCAGGGCCTCGGCGTAGAGCGCGGCCACGTCCGCATCCTTGGGGAAGCGGCCCGCCACCTCGCCCATGGCCTGGGCGTAGGCCGCGTCCAGGGCCTTCCGATCCGCGGGGTTGGGCAGCGCGTAGCGTGCACCGAGAGCGGCGATGAGGGCCTGCTCCACCGGGCTGGCGGAAGCGGCACGTTGCTGCGCGGCCCCGAGCGCCTCCCAGGCGGCCTTGGCCTGGGCCTCGTCCATGACGGGGTTGTTGATGTGGGGACCATTCACCAGGGCCAGGCCCCACCAGGCCATGGCGGAGGAGGGGTCCAGGCGGATCGCCTCATGGAAGGCCCGCGCGGCAGCCTCATGGTTGAAGGCGTAGGCCCAGATGAGCCCCTGGTCGAAGGCCGCCTGGGCCGCGGGAACCCGGGTGGAGATGCGCCGGTGGTGGGTGCCGAGGTCGAACGGCCTCCAGGGGGCCGCCTCCGCCGGGCCCGCGGGGGGTGCTCCCGCGAGCAGCGTGCAGGCGACAGCGAGCAGCGGGGAAAGGAGGCCCATGGGTCACCTCTTGGAGATGTCGGATCCGACTCTACTCCTCTGAGTCGATAAAATGAATTGGAGTCTCAAATGCATTAAATTGCATGACCCCTGATGGAGCGCGGGTTCTCACGGGAGCTACATTGGAGGCCATGGATCCGGGCCGCCTGGCGCCTCCGCCCCCCCTCCGGCCCCTGGACGGGACCGCCACCGAGCTGTTCCTCCGGGCCGAATACTTCCTGGGCCAGATCGACTTCCGGGCCTTCTGCGCCCGTCATCCCCACTACCGGGTGCTGTCCACCAATCCCCTGGTGCTCGAACCCGAGGCCGGGGCCTGGGTCTACCTTTCGCGGTTCGGGGCCGTGGTGTTCTGGAATGCCCCTCCGGCGGTCGTGGAAGCGGTGCTCCACGATCTGGAGGACCTCCCGGGAACGGGCGCCCGGGCCGAGGGCGCCCGGGACGACCTGCGGGTCCACCTGCGCGCCGAGACGGATCGCGTGGACTTCTCCGAAGTCTGGCTGCGCGACCTCACCCTGGACAAGCTGAAGATCATCTCCCTGGCTCTGGCGCAGAGCGTCGCGCTGGATGAGGTGGAGGGGGAGGTGAGCCTGGCCATGGCCCGCTTCGGCCCCGTGGTGACGGCGCTGCGCGATGAGGGGCGGCTGTTGTTCGGGCAGAAGGATCTGCTGCGGACGGTGGGTTTCGCCATGGCGGTGCGGGCGGCGGTGCTGGACACCCTCACCCTCTTCGACGATCCGCCGGAGACCTGGGAGAGCGAGGCCCTGGCCCACCTCGACGGCGCCCTCTTCGATCAGTTCGACCTGGAGGAGCGGCTGTCCGCCGTGAACCAGAAGGTGGCCTACCTCCAGGATGCCGGCGCCACGGTGCTGGACGTGCTGGCCCACCGCAAGGACCAGCGGCTGGAGTGGATCATCATCATCCTCATCCTGGTGGAGGTGGTCCTGTTCATCTGGAAGGAGTTCCCTCTGAAGTGAACGGACTCAGACCTTCGGCGCCTCCAGCCCGAACGCCGCCCAGCCTTCCTTGGTGGGGCCATAGAGGCTGGGGACATGCAGGCCCGCCTGCCGCATGAGGACGGTCATCTGGCCGCGGTGGTGGGTCTGGTGGTTCACGAGGACATAGAGCGCGAAGGCGCCGGTCCAGGTCTCGCCGTAGAGGGTGAAGTTCCGCCCCAGCTCGGTGTTGCTCCAGCTGCTGATGTGGTCCAGCAGGGACTCGCTGACCGCACGGTAGGCGGCGGCGGTCTCGGCCATGGTGGGCGGCGGCGGGGTGGCGATGAAGCCGTCGGGCCCCAGGCCCACAGGTCCCTTCACCCTCAGCCCCAGGTTCTGGGGCAGCTCCAGGATGGTCTCCACCAGGTGCCAGGCCATGCGCCGCAGGTCCCGGTGGTGCTCATCCACGGCCTGGTGGGCCGCCGCGTCGGGGATGGCCGCGAGGACCGCCAGGGTCTTCTCCGCCTCCTGCTGCCAGATGGTCTTGAAGTCATCCACGCGACGGAACATGCCAGCCTCCGGAAAGGTCCCCGGAAGCATAGCGCAACGACCTATGGGAGGGAGGGAAGAGCGTCTGGATCGGAGCGGAGCCCGAACCGAACTCAACCTTGCCGGCTGCAGACCGATAGCGAGTCGGTATCACACCTGGATTGCCATCCTACACTTCCCCGTTTAGCCCAAGCATGTCCTCAAAGCAGAGCGTGTGATCATGCTTGCTCCTGGCACGCCCCTCTTGGATCTCCATACGCAGATGGAACAAGCCAACCCCAGAGCCTCGAAGTTCTACCGGCAAGGTCTCCTCGCCCTGGCCTACTTTGCAACGGGGTGGCTGGGCCTGAAGACACCTTATGCGGGAACGCACATCACCCTCATCTGGCTTCCCACGGGCATCGCGGTGGCCGCGCTCCTCCAATGGGGCCGTGGGGTCTGGCCCGGCATCGCCATGGGTGCCTTTCTGGTCAACCTCGCCATCGGTTCGACCTGGCACCTCGCCGCTGCCATCGCAGTGGGCAACACCTTCGCACCGATCCTCTGCCTGGCCTACCTCACCCGGTTCCAATTCGACACCGCCTTCTCCAGGCAGAAGGATGTCGGCCTATTCATTGTCGGGGCCGCCCTCGGCATGACCGTATCGGCCACGTTCGGCGTCGCAAGCCTCTCCCTGGCGGGGGCGATGCCGCTGAAAGCCGCCGGGCCCGCCTGGCTCTCCTGGTGGATGGGAGATACCGTGGGCGTGTTCCTGGCCGCCCCGCTCTTCCTGTCCCTCAACCGGAAAAACCTCGATCAGCTGAGGCAAGCCCAGAAGGAATACGCCCTCTGGCTCATGATCGCCGGCACAGTCGTGTGGCTGGCCTTCATCCATCCGCCTTCGCAGGCAGGCCGATCTCTGCCCATCGCCTTGCTGACCCTTCCCTTGCTCACCTGGGCTGGCCTGCGCTTTGGGAGAACCGGTACGGCCCTGGCCGGGCTGGCATTCTCCCTCGCCGCGGCGTGGGCCGTGCTCATGGGCCATGGGCTTTCCCGCTTCCTCAATCCCCAGCTCAGCCAATTGATCCTGTGGAGCTACATGACCGCCCTGGTCCTGACGGGTCTCCTGATCACGGCCCTGCAGGCCGAACGGGTGCGGATGGAGGACCGCCTCCGCGACCGGGAGGCGAAGCTCCGGGGGCTGTACGAGATGTCACCGCTGGGCATCGTGCTGACGGACATGCAGGGTCGCTACATCGAGTTCAACGACGCCTTCCAGGCCATGAGCGGCTACTCCGCGGAGGAACTCACCCGCCTCGACTACTGGGCCTTGACCCCTAAATCCTATGAAGCGGAGGAGGCCCGCCAGCTGGAATCCCTGAAGCGCACCGGGCGCTACGGGCCTTACGAAAAGGAATACGTGCGCAAGGATGG
Coding sequences within:
- a CDS encoding RMD1 family protein, with product MDPGRLAPPPPLRPLDGTATELFLRAEYFLGQIDFRAFCARHPHYRVLSTNPLVLEPEAGAWVYLSRFGAVVFWNAPPAVVEAVLHDLEDLPGTGARAEGARDDLRVHLRAETDRVDFSEVWLRDLTLDKLKIISLALAQSVALDEVEGEVSLAMARFGPVVTALRDEGRLLFGQKDLLRTVGFAMAVRAAVLDTLTLFDDPPETWESEALAHLDGALFDQFDLEERLSAVNQKVAYLQDAGATVLDVLAHRKDQRLEWIIIILILVEVVLFIWKEFPLK
- a CDS encoding DinB family protein; protein product: MFRRVDDFKTIWQQEAEKTLAVLAAIPDAAAHQAVDEHHRDLRRMAWHLVETILELPQNLGLRVKGPVGLGPDGFIATPPPPTMAETAAAYRAVSESLLDHISSWSNTELGRNFTLYGETWTGAFALYVLVNHQTHHRGQMTVLMRQAGLHVPSLYGPTKEGWAAFGLEAPKV